Proteins encoded by one window of Corynebacterium amycolatum:
- a CDS encoding homoserine dehydrogenase, translated as MTAATNNPGKGEGHKVGVAILGLGTVGTEVYRLLNEKAEDFERRIGGPVEVVGIAVSDKTKPRPNVDQDLLTDDAFSLVQRDGVDLVVEVIGGIDYPRRVVLEALRAGKSVVTANKALVAAHGEELSEAADSSGVDLFFEAAVAAAIPVVGPLRRSLAGDTVNTVMGIVNGTTNFILDAMDSTGADYDEMLAEATRLGYAEADPTADVEGHDAASKAAILASLAFHTRVTADDVHCEGITEITADDIAAAKSADCTIKLLATCERVTDENGKESISARVYPALIPRRHPLATVRESFNAVFIEAEAAGRLMFYGNGAGGNPTASAVLGDLVAAARNIVHGGRAPGDSTYANLPILDFGDVRTRYHIDLHVDDRVGVLADVARTFSDHNISLRTVRQEEGANGARLVIVTHKALEKDLEATVDELRANDAVLAVNNVIRIEGMDI; from the coding sequence CGGCGGCCCGGTCGAGGTCGTTGGTATTGCTGTGAGCGACAAGACCAAGCCGCGTCCGAATGTGGATCAGGATCTTCTTACCGACGATGCTTTTTCGCTGGTCCAGCGCGATGGCGTTGACCTGGTAGTCGAGGTCATCGGTGGCATTGATTACCCACGTCGCGTTGTGCTGGAGGCACTGCGTGCGGGCAAGTCGGTCGTGACGGCCAATAAGGCACTTGTCGCAGCTCACGGTGAGGAGCTCTCTGAGGCTGCCGATTCCTCAGGCGTCGACCTTTTCTTTGAGGCTGCTGTGGCTGCAGCTATTCCGGTCGTCGGGCCGCTGCGCCGTTCGCTGGCCGGTGACACTGTCAATACGGTCATGGGCATTGTCAACGGCACCACTAACTTCATCCTTGATGCGATGGACTCCACCGGTGCGGACTACGACGAGATGCTGGCAGAGGCCACCCGCCTGGGTTATGCCGAGGCCGACCCGACTGCAGACGTCGAGGGCCACGATGCCGCTTCCAAGGCAGCTATTCTGGCCAGCCTGGCATTCCACACCCGCGTGACTGCTGATGACGTTCACTGCGAGGGCATTACCGAGATCACCGCTGATGACATCGCAGCCGCCAAGAGCGCAGACTGCACCATTAAGCTGCTGGCTACCTGTGAGCGGGTCACGGACGAGAATGGCAAGGAGTCCATTTCCGCCCGCGTGTACCCAGCGCTGATTCCACGTCGTCACCCGCTGGCAACTGTGCGTGAGTCTTTCAACGCTGTATTCATTGAGGCCGAGGCCGCTGGTCGCCTGATGTTCTACGGCAACGGCGCCGGTGGTAACCCGACAGCCTCCGCAGTGCTCGGTGACCTTGTTGCCGCCGCTCGCAACATTGTCCACGGTGGTCGCGCACCGGGGGATTCCACCTACGCTAACCTGCCGATTCTCGACTTCGGTGACGTTCGCACCCGCTACCACATCGACCTGCACGTCGACGATCGAGTCGGAGTACTTGCCGATGTCGCTCGCACCTTCTCTGATCACAACATCTCCCTGCGCACCGTCCGCCAGGAAGAGGGCGCCAACGGTGCTCGCCTGGTCATCGTGACTCACAAGGCGCTGGAGAAGGATTTGGAAGCAACGGTCGACGAATTGCGCGCCAACGACGCGGTTCTGGCCGTCAACAACGTCATTCGTATCGAAGGAATGGATATCTAA